agaatagtATAAATGAATGTCACAGAGGCTTAGAAATGCAGTCACCTGTTTGGGTCAAGCTCCATAAATGCTGAATCCTAAAAtttccataatgcaactcaacttGCAATTTGGTATAATCTCCTTCGCCATAGTCCCAAAGACATTATACACGTTTTTATACAAGCAAAGTCATACTTCTTACAACAGGTAAACTGAGCTTCATTTGTTAAATCTGTGGAATGCCCTTTAAAAATGTTCTTCTGTGTGTGGTTAAATATTTTTGAGTAGTTTGTTTTGGGATATTATGTTCTTGTTAAATCTGCACCTGTTAATTTTTATCTGACAAGCTGCAAACTCATGCCATTGTATGCCATAAAACGTGGATCGTTCTTCTTTTTAACTGTTCCATGTCTGTTTCTGTAGGGTATACTGGCCGCTGTTTGTCCTGATTTTCTACATATTAAGCCCCATTCCAACCTTCATATCCAGACGCCTCAGTGATGACACTGACTCCTCCAGCAATGCATGCAGAGAGCTGGCTTACTTCTTAACAACTGGCATTGTGGTATCATCTTTTGGGCTTCCCATTGTGCTTGCCCGCACTAGCAGAGTGAGTTCTCTCTCCATTTTGAAACACAAGTTGATTTTCAAATGGCAAACGCAGCCACCATCGTTGGCTTTTATTAGTTTGTGCAGATATTCTGTCTGCACCATTTCAAATGTTAGTATATTTCTCTTGCACTGTATCTTGAGAGATATCCACTGTCGAGCGTTGTGAAACCCAATAGACTATGGATTTCCTTTTAATCTGATTCAGTATGAATATTTTTCTTCTATAGATCCAGTGGGGTGCTTGCGGTCTGGTGATGACAGGAAACGTTGTCATCTTTCTCACTATCCTTGGcttctttgttgtgtttggagGTGGGGACGACTTCAGCTGGGAGCAGTGGTAGAGTGCCGTcagacagtggatagacaggaggacagatggatggatgggtaggtAGGTGGATAGTTGAATGGATAGACAGCAGACTGAGGCACACATGTGTCCTGCACTGAGGGGTGATGCTCATGTACAGTGCATGctgcaaaatgtcaaaatgactGGGTTTTCAGGTCGATTTTTATATTTAAGAGTATCTGGGTTGGAGACAACACTATGTGCCCTATTAATGTGCCTTATGTCTGGGACTAGAAAGACAATGATGCCTATCCAGCTAAACCCATGTATTTTTGCTTGTCTCGCTTTTATTTCAACCTCCAAATCACCCTGCTTATTGCTGCTGCCTGCAATTTCATTAGGCTTCATATAATCAATATAAAGGAATCCTGAAGAGTAACTCTATTGTAATGTACACTGCAATGCTCACTGCATTATCTGTCCTCATTGTTCAAGGGGGAAGTAGCTATACTGAATTATGGCTTGCTTATTATGAGCACTGTTTGCTGTTTAAAGTGTGATGGCAGGGCAAGTTGTCTTAATCAATGCTATCTGACAACTAGTTGAAGGATTCCTCATCAGGTAAAGATATATTTGTATGgagatgtgtgttttttgttttcattttgctaCAAGACTTTAAAGCCTTTTTTTGTTCTGGTGCAATTGTTTACAGTACATTCTCACCAAAGATCATTTTAGAGTGCAAAATGTAAGCATATTATTCACCGCTGAACTGTATTGATGTGCTATGCACTAATATGATTAGTAGAAAGCGCGGTTTAGTGAAAACAATACATCTAAGTGTCTATGTTCAGTTATTGTGTGAACAGGCCAGAGAAAACACCCATATCCATTTTATGTTCCTgcagatgaaaaagaaaatcatactACTGACAAGAGCATGATATTAATTTACGTATGCTATTTTGCCATGTTGAATGGCAAATGCGGGAGAAGAATGTTTTTAGGCCAAGttgttttttgtccttttttaaagAGGGTTTAACTGGCAAACTCATTCATAAGTGCCTGTCATCCACAGTGTGTATTTTGGTTAATAGAAAAATCACTGTGATTTGGTTTTTGagtcctgtttttgtgtttcatcATCAGGGGCCATTGGAATTTGTAATTGTAAATCAATATTACATCCTGCTATATTTAATCATTGTCAGTAACCGACTATGAATGAGTATCTGACGTTTGCACGATAAGCCTACGTCATAGAGAAAATTCTAGTTAGTGCCCTATATAATTTCTGATTCCCTAATTTCATAACTACTTTTGAAGGAAATGTACTTTATGTCTCACAACTGACCTGTTCAAAAAGGAAAGCATACCCACACTAATGAGTGTTAAAAAAGCTCAGAGGTTATTTTATAAGCTCCTGactgcattttgttttctaaCATTGATTAAAACTCTCTGTATACTGAAACAAACCTGTCTTGCTGTTTACTGCTGGTAATGGGATGACAGAAGTGACTCGTACAGTGGTTTGTGAAGTGGATGGAGATTTGACTTAAGTAAAGCTCGTCTCTGGGCAATAGTGATGGGATGATGCattcaaaggtgtgtgtgtgtgtgtgcgtgtgtgtgttgcaataCTCAACAAGCAGTGTGAAAAAAGCTCTGTATTTTGCCTAACAGCCTATAATTTTCACTGAAAAACATCTGTCTGCCTCCCGGTGTTCTGTTTTGCTGTTTCcaaacacaaacattattatGACAACACGGACAGTTCTGAGAAAGCTGCATAATGAAAGACTGATTAAAAAGCAAACGTTATCTATTCAGGGTTAAAAAGGATGTGATCAAATCAATTAAGtggtttcattttattttctgttcacATGAGGAATGCACCGAAGCTGCCTCTACAATTTGCGTGTTAAGCCGAGTGCGTTTTCACCAAAAACACTCCACTCTGCAAGTTAATATATTATTTCTATGAAAAACATCTGTGCTTCCCGCCTCCAGTTATTGCCTTTCACAAGGGGAAGACGCAGCATGTATGGGCTAACAGGATATAACATGGATCCCAGAGGTTAGCGGCTGTATCAATGCTGCTGTGTGAGAAGCACTCCGGAGAAGATCCACACAGGTGCGTATGTACAattgttgtatatttagttgcagcactgcgttgccgatgtgtggaaaaggaacttcgttgacactgttctcgattataaaaaggtttgttattgtttatttcagcatcaatttacagactccatggacatctggagagacgaccgacccaatcttcaaaatttgtcgctctgccttttctttgtgtgaacaCAGTATATATCCTGTGCATTGTATTAACATAAGACGTAATTTatgtaagtatatgattggagtagggaactgaccaatcaatgCCTTTTATCTGGCACAACTCCAAAAAAGGACTCTTCTGTCTTGGGGGCCCCTCTGCttatgttaacagtttccataGGTTTTCAATAAAAGTGGGGTAAAGTTCATGCATCTCCTTATAGCAAATCTTAAGTCAAAGTTTATAGAAAGTTATATAATGTTCATATACTACACAATGCATAATGTATTATATACTGCATGAAAATGCTTGGTTGTGTAAAATTTAAGAAATGAGTTGACATGTCAAAGAGAGGGTTTCTAAGCCAAGGTTACACTCCTCGGCCAATAAGTTGAGGTCCGTCAGAACCACGCGTTTACACTATGCAAGTGAGAGACACTGAGAAGAAAAATGACGAAGGTATGGAGATGGAAGAAAGAGCCTAGGGACACCCATTCATCTCTGTTCCAGGacagctgttgcctggcaacagtaAAGGCATCAAGAGCATTCTAAAAGACTGAGTATGGCCTTGAACACTACAACAGAGTAACACAGTACAGTTATGGGAATGTAAAACACCGAAGCATTATGGCATTTACaataatattaaattaaaacctGATTATTTTGCTATCTTAGttttaatttttatatatatatatatatatatatatatatatatatatatatatatatatatatattagctgCCTACACCAACTTAGATTTAACTTTGCCTCAAGTACTCAAATGCAGACAGACGATGCGTACACATTTCATTACAGCAGCA
This is a stretch of genomic DNA from Sander vitreus isolate 19-12246 chromosome 12, sanVit1, whole genome shotgun sequence. It encodes these proteins:
- the LOC144526844 gene encoding leptin receptor gene-related protein isoform X1, translated to MAGIKALVGLSFSGAIGLTFLLLGCALEQYGVYWPLFVLIFYILSPIPTFISRRLSDDTDSSSNACRELAYFLTTGIVVSSFGLPIVLARTSRIQWGACGLVMTGNVVIFLTILGFFVVFGGGDDFSWEQW
- the LOC144526844 gene encoding leptin receptor gene-related protein isoform X2, with amino-acid sequence MAGIKALVGLSFSGAIGLTFLLLGCALEQVYWPLFVLIFYILSPIPTFISRRLSDDTDSSSNACRELAYFLTTGIVVSSFGLPIVLARTSRIQWGACGLVMTGNVVIFLTILGFFVVFGGGDDFSWEQW